The nucleotide window GTGCCACGCTCCACGCCGCCGCCGAGCAGGCCGTCCAACTCCGGCACGCCGCTGGAGACGGTCTCTAACCCCGCCGACCGGTCCGGCGCCTCCTGGGGAGAGAGCGCCGGGTAGACGGCGACACCGTCCGTGTCGATCCGGTAGGCGTGTTCCCCGTCGGCCGTGCCGGAGCCCCGGAACTTCGGCACCGAGACGGTGTCGACCGGGCCGGTCGGGTCCAGCGCGATCAGCCCGTCCGTCACGAACTGGAGGTCGTCGATGGGGGCCGACTCCGTGTTCTGAGCGGTGAACACGGCCGTCGCCCCGCGGTCCGTGAGGTAGCGTGCCAGCCCGAGCGTCTGTTGTCGGAACTGGTAGACGTCCGGCGTGAGGTACTGCAGTTGGGTGATCGGGTCCACGACCACCCGGTCGGGATCCGTCTCCTCGACGGCCTCCCGGACGGTGTCCCGGAACGTCTCGCTCTCCACCTCGTCTGGCTCGAACACGTCGTAGGTGCCGTCCTGGCTGAACACCGCCGCCGTCGGCGAGATGTCACAGATCTCGAACGACTCGGCGGCGATACCGACCGCCTGGGCGTTGGCGACCATGTCCGCAGGGTCCTCCTCCAGGTTGACAAGCAACGTCGTCTCGTCGTCGTCGGCGCCGTCGAGGAACGACAGCGCCAACAGCGTCTTGCCGGAGCCCGCCGGCCCGCCGACGACGTAGCTGCGTTCTGCGATCAGCCCGCCACGAGTCACGCGGTCGAGTCCGTCGATCCCGGTCGACACGCGGTCGAGCCCCCGTTCCGTGTCCGCCTCCGTCTGGGTCACGGTTCTACCACGACGCCGTGGGCGTTAACATTTCCCCCGTGTCGCCGCTCTGGAGGATCGGTAGGTTTCTTGCCCGTAGCCCCGTAGGCTCGTAGAGATGACAGTCTCGGTCGACGACCTCCTCGTGGTCGCGGCGCCGGGGCGCGACCGGCGCCTCCTCGCAGACTGGCTCGCCGGCACCGGGAGCTACGGCGTGACGGTGTTGGACCCGACAGACTGTGAGGACGACCTCCCGGAGTACGATGTCGCGGTGCTCGACGAGACGGCGCTGGAACGGTGTGGCGGGCGGCTGTTGGCCCGGCGACGGGCCGCCGACCCGGTGTACCTCCCGCACCTCCTGGTCGGCGCCACGGAGCTGCCGGACGACGACGCCGGCCGCGAGCTCGTCGACGACGTGGTGGCGCTGCCGGTGCGCCAGGGTGAGCTAGAGCGTCGTCTGGAGAACCTCCTCCGGGCCAGACGGACGGCGCTGCGGCTGTCGAACGTGCGCGACCAGTACGAACGGCTGGTCGAACTGACGCCGGAGACGATCCTCCTCGTCCGCGACGGGGAGATCGTCTACGCCAACGAGACCGGGGCGGAGCTGTTGGGGTTCGACGACGGCGACACGCTGCGGGGTGAACGAGTCACGGAGTTCGTCGTCCCCGACGACCGGCCGGCGTTGGAGACGGCGTTGGAGACGGTCGACCGCGACGGCCGGCTGTCGGAGTACCTGGAGGTGACGCTGTCGACGGCGACCGGGCGAGAGCTCCCGGCCGAGGTGGCCGGCGTCACCGTCACCTACGAGGGGGTTCCGACGGCCCAGTTCCTCGTCCGGGACCTCTCCGAGCAGCGTCGCCGGCGGCAGCGACTCACGCTGATGAGTCGCGCGGTGGAGGCGGCCGCCCAGGGGATCACCGTCGCGGACGCCCGACGCCCGGACGAGCCGCTCGTGTACGCCAACGAGGCGTTCGAGCGACTGACCGGCTACGACAGACAGGGGGTGTTGGGACGCAACTGTCGGTTCCTCCAGGGCGAGGGGACGGACCCCGAGACGGTCGCCCGGCTCCGACAGGCCATCGACGACGAACGCCCCGTGTCGGTCGAACTGCTCAACTACCGGAAGGACGGGACCCCGTTCTGGAACCGGCTGGACGTCGTCCCGATCCGCAACGACGGCGGCGAGGTGACACACTACCTCGGGCTCCAACAGGACGTGACGGAGCGGCGCACCCGAGAGGAACGACTGGCCGTCTTAGACCGTGTGCTCCGGCACAACATCCGCAACCGCACGAACGTGATCGGCGGCACGGCACGACTGTTGCTGGAGGCGGAACGCGACGGCGACGACGCGAGCGTCGACCAGGCGGCGTCGCTGGAACGGATCGTCGACGCTTCGGAGGAACTCCAGGCGATCAGCGAACAGGCCCGGGAGTTCCAGACGATCGTCGGCGACGAGGAGAACGAGCGCCAGCGCGTCGAGCTCACGGACGTACTCGAACGGATCACCGCGGAGGCAACGGGCGTGTTCGAGCTCCACCTCCCCGACGAGCCGGTCGTCGTCTCCGCGCACCCGAAGCTGCCGGCGGCGTTGTCGGCCGGGCTGTCGCTCCCGAGCGCGACGACGGAGTCCGGGACGGACCTGCGCGTCGACCTCTCTCGGGAAGACGACATGGTCACCCTGTCGGTGACGGACCGTGGCGGGACGATTCCGCAGTCGGACCTGGAGGCGGTCGCGGCCGAACGCGAGACGGCCATCGAGCACTCGCGGGGCATGGAGCTGTGGGTGGTCCGGTGGACGGTCCTGGCGTCCGACGGGGAGATGACCGTCAGCTTCGACGACGACGACCCGACGGTCCACGTCACGCTCCACGCGGCCGAGTAGGCCGCCGGCAGTCGTACACGGCCGACTACGCCGCCGGTAGCCGGACGGAGACGGCGGTGCCGCCGCCGTTCGGACGGGTGACCCGGAGCTCACCGCCCAGTCGCCCGGCCAGCCAGCGGAGCGTCCACAGGCCGACACCGGAGGTGTGCTCGACGGGCGTCTCTCGATCCGAGCGGAGCGCCCGGAGCTCACCCTCCGGGATTCCGACCCCGTCGTCGGTGACGCTGATCTCGACGGTGTCGCCGTCGCGGCGACAGCCGACGACGACGGTTGGCCGCGGCCCGGCGTGTTCGACCGCGTTCTCCACCGGGACCTCGACGAGCAACCGCACCGCCTGCGGCGACGCCGAGACGCTGGCGTCCGTACAGTCGAGCCGGAACGTCGCGTCGCCGTCGTCGTAGCGGTCGACCACCTCCCGGACGGCCGGCGCGAGCTGCGTCGGCGCCGGGTCGTCGGCAGACGCGACCGCCTCTTGGAACGCTCTGATCCCGTCTGCGACGGAGACGAGGTCCGCCGCGGCCCGTTCGATCGTCTCCGCACGGCTCTGGACCGTCGTCTCGTCACTGTCGTCGTCGCGGAGGAGTTCGGCGACGCCGTGGACGACGTTGAGCTTGTTGCGGACGTTGTGCCGGAGGACGCGGTTGACGACCGACAGCCGTTGTTCCCGACGCTTCACTCCGGTCACGTCGCGGGCGACGCCGGCCACGACCGGGTGATCCAGCCCGCCGTCCGCCAACGGGTCGCTCCTGTCGGCGGCGACGCGCTGACCGCGGACCTGGACCCAGGCTTCCCCCTCGGGTGGGCCGACGCGGCGTAGCTCCAGTTCGAACGGCTCCCCGTCTACCAGACACTCCGACATCGCCCGGCGGAGCCGGCGCCCGCTGTCGTCGTCGTACTCGTCACAGACCGCGTCGAGCGACACCGTGTCCGGCTGTCGGGCCAGCTGTGTGCCGGCGGTCTGTTCGACCGTGTCCGCGGCCGGGTCGTAGCGCCAGCCGCCGGTGTCGGCGACCTCTTCGGTGGCGACGAGCCGGCGGATCCGTTCGGTCCGACGCTTGAGGTCCGTCGTGTCCTCGATCCCGACGACCACCTTCACCACCTCGCCGTCGTCGTCCGTGATCGGCGCGGAGTTGCTCGACAGCCACCGCCGGTCGCCGTCCGGCCGGACCAGCCAGTGTTCGAAGCCGTAGACGGGCTCGCCGGTCTCGAACACGCGCGTCACCGGGTGTTCGTCGTTCGCGACCGGGCTGCCGTCGTCGTGTGTGATCTCCCACTCCGGGTCGGTGTACGTCCGGGCCGTGATCTCCTCGCGGCGGAGCCCGAGCAGTTCCTGGGCTCGTTCGTTCGCGGTCTCGATCTCACCGTCGGCGCCGACTACGACGACGCCGACGGGGCTCGTCGCCAGGATCCGTTCGAGCAGGCCGTCCGACTCCCGCCGGACGCGTCTGGTGTTCCAGACGACACCGTCCCCGTCTGCCGCGGGCGAGAGCCGGCTCTCGAAGCGCCCGTGGCCGTCGACGCCGTCGTGACGGAACGTCTCCGCCGACTCGTCCAGCGTCGCCAGCGCCGACGCGAACTGGTCCGACGCCGTCGCCGCCACCACCTCGCAGACGTCCGTGCCCATCGGTTCGGGTTCGTGTGGCGCCGCGTCCTCGTCGACTGTCGTCAGCACTCGCTCGACCTGCCCGTCGACGTCGAGCAGGAGCACAGCCCCGTCCGTGGGCGTCGTCACTGTCCTCGAAACGGGGTCGATGGTCGCCCGCGACGCCACGACGACCCCGCAGTCGTCGACGTCCCCCAGTCTGTCCGTCCCATTCCGTGTCCCTGATTCACACGGGTGGGCTTGAATCCTCCGGCTACCCGAGTGACCTCGGCCAAGAGCGAGAGCAGGTCGGCCGGGCCGGCCGTGCCGGCAACACGCCCAGGGCCGCCGACGGGGGCGTCGATCCACCTCCGGGCTGGCTCGCCTCCGCGCTCGCCGTCCGGGTCCGCGTCGACTGTCGTCGGTGGCCTCGACTGTCGTCGGCGCCGTCGACTGTGCGTGCGGGCGGAGCCGGCGGAACAGAACGAATAAACGCCCGGCGAGCCTCGTGACCGATCTGATGGAGCGTCGCACGAGATCCTACCTCGCCGGGCGGTTCGGCGACTACTACCGGGGGCGGACGGTGACGCCGCCGCCGGACGCAGACCACCGCGAGTGGGGTCACATCCCGTTCACCGGCGGCGAGGGGACGACGATGGTCCGCCACCAGTCGTTGTTGGACGTGGCCGGCGGTCCGGCGGAGCTGGGGTCGTTCCTCGCGCGGGAGACACCCAGACACGTCTACTTCTCGGCGGCGCGGTACGACGACCCCAGCAACCGGACGATGGCGGACAAAGGGTGGCAGGGGGCGGATCTCGTGTTCGACTTGGACGCCGACCACCTCCCGGGCGTCGATCCGGAGACGACGAGCTACCCGGCGATGCTCCACGCCTGCAAGGAGGCCCTCCAGGACCTGTTGGACGTGCTCGTCCGGGACTTCGGCTTCCGCGACGACCAACTGCAGGTCGTGTTCTCCGGCGGCCGCGGCTACCACGTCCACGTCCGGGACGACAGCGTCGCCGGTCTGGACTCCGAGGCCCGCCGGGAGATCGTCGACTACGTTCGCGGGCTGGGACTCGACGAGGACGGGCTGATCGAGAAACGACCCAACGAGCGTGGCACCCTCCAGAAGACGCTGCGGGCAGAGGGCGGCTGGGGGCGACGGGTCCACGACCGGCTCCTGTCGTACACCGAGCGGCTGCGGGAACTACCGGAGGAGGCGGCGTTGGCGGAGCTCCAAGAGCTGGACGGTGTCGGCGAGAAGACGGCCCGGACGATCTACGGCGTGCTCCAGAACAACCCGGAGGGGGTCCGAGCGGGCAACGTGGAACTCGGCCCCGGCGCGGGGACGCTGGTCCGGGCGCTGGCGGATCGCGTGGTAGACGAGGAGACGGCACCGATCGACGAGCCGGTGACGACGGACGTGCGGCGGCTGATCCGGCTGCCCGGCAGCCTCCACGGCGGCACGGGGTTCGTCGTCCGGCGGCTGGACCGCGACGCGGTGGCCGACTTCGAGCCGACACGAGACGCCGTCGCCGACCGCTTTCGGGGCCAACGGATCATGATCGACGTGACCGATCCCGGTCCGGTTCCGGTGGGTGCGGACGCCGACGACAGCTTTACAATCGCCGAGGGGACACGTTCAGTCCGCGAGTTCGTCGGCGTGTTCCTGCTGGCGCGGGGCCGCGCCGAGAAGACGGCGGAGTGACCCGAGCGACACGACAGAGACGACAGCGACACCACAGACGACACGACACCGACGATGGATCTCGAGGAGCTACGGAGTGTTCGAGAACAGGAGCGGCGGACGGACAGCCTCCAGCACCTCCGTGACTCCTTCTACGACGACGCCGTCGACTACGTTCGGGACCTGAAACGCGAGCGGAGCCGCCGGGCCGAGGCCGCCGGCGACCCGTACACCGACGAGGCGATGCGGCTGACCGACGAGATCGACACCGCAGAGGAGGTGATCGAGTCGCTGTACGAGCGCCGCCGCGGGAAGGTGGTGAAGCTCGCCTCCTTCGCCGCCGCCGGGATGCCCGCCGAGGAGGACGGGATGACGGACCAGGAACGCGAGATGTTCGCGGACGTGGTCGAACGGATCGAGGCGAACGAGGCGTCCGTCCTCGGGCGCCTGGAGACGGAGTCTGCAGACGCCGCCCTGTCGGAGGCGACGGCCGGCGCCGCCGAGTCGACGGGCCCGGAAGCGACTGGGCCCGCCGACCCGGCAGAGAGGGACGAATCGACGGTGATCGGCGAGCCGACTGGGGCAGACGATCCGACTACGCCCGGCGAGTCGGCCGGGGCAGACGATCCGACTACGCCCGGCGAGTCGGCCGGGGCAGACGATCCGACTGCGCCAGAGTCGACAGCCTCCGAGACGGCGTCAGACCCCGCCGCGACCCAGACGGCCACGGGGGGGACGGAGCCGGCCGACGACGGCAGCGTGTTGGCGGACGCGATGGGCGGGCCGACGGAGTCGTCCGTGGACGGCCCGACGGCCGCCGACGACGCGTCTGCGACGGAGCCGTCCGCGGACAGTGCGCCTGCGACGGAGTCGTCTGCAGACGGCCCGACGACGACAGAGACTGACCGGCCTGCCGCCGAGGCTGCGGCCGCTGCCGGGTCGCCGGAGGCTGCTCACGGCGACGACACGTCGGTGACGAGCTCCGACGCCTCCGTGGCACCGGGGACCGACTCCGGCGCCACCCCGACGGGTGACCCGTCGCCTGCGTCCGATCCGGAGCCGCAGACACCCTCGGCGGACGACCCGGTGCCGCAGACACCCTCGGCGGACGACCCAGGGGAAGCGACCGACGAGGCGGCCGGCGACGAGACGGCGGTCGTCGCAGACGACGACCGCGAGACCGTCCGGGTGACGAGCGACGTGGGCGAGGTGTTCGGAGTGGACGACCGCGCGTACGACCTCCGGGCGTCGGACGTGGTGCGGCTCCCGCGGGCGGTCGCAGAGCCGTTGGTCGACCGTGGCGCCGCGGAGCCGCTGTGAGCCGGCGGGCGAAGCGTCGGCCATAAGTAGGCCGGTACAGTTGTTGCGGGTATGACGGACCAGAGCGGACGCAGGAAGCGCAAGCGAACGGGTGGGCGACGCGTGCCCTCCAGCGACAAACAGGCGAACCAGCGCGGCCGCGAGCCCGCCGAGACGACCGTCGACGAGGAACGGATCCAGACTGTCGACACTCGCGGCAACGGCCAGAAGGTGCGGGCGCTGTCGACCGACACCGCCCAGGTGGCCGTCGACGGCGACACGGAGACCGCCGAGATCGAGAACGTCGTCGAGAACCCGGCGAACGTCAACTACGTCCGCCGGAACATCGTCACGAAAGGCGCCGTGATCGAGACCAGCGCGGGGCGCGCCCGCGTCACCTCCCGACCGGGCCAGAGCGGCCAAGTCAACGCCGTCCTGACCGAGGAGTAACGTCGCCGTCTTCTCGCGGGTCGTCTCGTCGGTGGTGGTGGGCGTCGGAGACGCCGGTCTCGCTCGGGACGCGAACGATATCTCCCGAGAGTGTCGTGACAGTACACTGCAGGAGTGTACGTAGCCACGCGCGTATCTCTATCGAGCGTGAGCGAAACCAACGGTACGGAGCCGGGACCGACGACCAGACGGAGTGTACTATCGGTTCTCGCGTCAGCGTCTGCGCTGTCGGCGGTTCCAAGCACAGTCGGCGCGACAGAACGAACGAAGCGCGTCCCGAAGTACCTGAGCGGCGGTGAGGTCGTCGAGTGGATGGAGGCCCTTCGCCGCTGGGACCGCCAGTACGACCGCGCGAGCAGACTGCTCCGCCAGTTCGACAGAGAACACTTCGGGAACCGTCCCGAGATCTTCACGACCGGGCTCGTCCGGAGCGACAGGAGTACGGGGAGCCGAACGGCTTCGAGATTGAGGTGACGTACGACGCTGGGGCCGGTCGACCGAACGTCCCGACGGAGGTCTCGGGTCTCCCAGTCCGCCAGGAGCCACAGGAGGCGGCACCTGTCCAGCAGGCCTGCAACAGCGGGGACTTCGACAGGTACGGTGGGGGAATCAACGTGCTCGACTATCTTGAGGCTGACCTGAACGGTACCGCAGGCTACCGCGTCGTCGACGGCAACGGGAACGAGTACATGGTCTCTGCGGCACACATCTTCGGCGACTGTGAGATCGAGTCCTTCGACGAAGCCTACCAACAGAACGAGGGGGTGGGGTCAATCGTCGGTGGCGTGTACGAGAAGGACTTCGTCGTGTTCGACGACAGCGCCGGGAACGCCGACATCGAGAACGCCATCCGGGAGCCCGACGGGACGGAGCGACCGATTGCCGGGTGTGCGAGCCGTGAAGAGATCAGTAACCGTGTCTCCAACCCAGTCGACGGGTACAGTAAGGTCGGAGTCTAGCGGTAAAGAGACCGGGGAGATCGGCACGAACCTGACTGTCGACCGTCTCTGTGAAAGCACGAGGGACACCACAATCGAGGGGAGTAGCAACACGGTTGCGGGCGACTCGGGTGGGCCGTACTACTCGACCGAGAACGGAGATGCGTACCTTCTCGGGCACCACTCGGTCGGTGCCACCATCGGTTCCTCGGGATTCCAGTGCGGAGAGGAGGTAACTGTCAGACTACGGAGTATCGGACTACCCTGTCACTGGGTGGCAGCGAAGACACAGTACTCTATCGTCTCCAACTGAGCCTACTGTTGGACGACTGTTCCGTCGGAGATCGCAACCGGGAGACGGGTCGAGTGCTCTCTTCTGTTCGTCTCCACCGTCACGGTGATGCTACTGGGACAGTTCCCGACCAGTTCAGAGAGCGAAACCGACGGCTCTCCGACGACGTTACCCTCTTCGTCGTACGTCGTGTCGTGAGAGACACCGACAACTTTCCCGAACGGAAGACCGACAATACCTCTCGTCGGGCCAGGGTCCGCCTCCTCGACAGGACGCTCGAGTACGTAGTTCACTGCTGCGGGTGTGGAGAACTCTGCTGTGCTCTCCCAGGATTCACTCCCGTACCGCTCAAACGATATCTCGTCTGCTCGCTCTCCACCGGGGGAAACGACGACTTCTGCCGAGTTGCCGCGTGCCCGTGTCCAGTTGGGATCGAGTAGAGTGTCTACTCGCCAGTGGTAACCCAAAATTCCAACGGGAATCGAACCGATACCACCGAGCACCAACTCCCGTCTGTTCACGAGCTACGTAGTGTCTAATATAGTAAAAGAATTTGTTAATTCGTCTCGAAGCTCTACTGTCACTGCTACTATCCGATCCCTCCCGATCGCAGTAGAGATCTGAGTAGACACGACGCCCACCGCGGTATTGAAGACGACCGGCCCACTCCCCTCCGAGCGTGAGCGACGACGACGCGCCGGCGCGGTACGACAGACTGGAGCGACACGAGACGGCGGGCGACCGCAACTCGCTGTGGCACTGGCGAGAGGCCAAGAGCCTGTTCGAGGTGGCGCGCAACTACGTGGTGACGTGGCTCGTCAGGGTGTCGCCGAGCCTGACGCTGAAGAACAGACTGCTGTTGGCGCTGGGGGTCACCGTCGGCGAGGGGGTGTCGTGGGGGTTGGAGGCGACGCCAGACGTGTTCTGGCCCGAACGGATCACGCTGGGCGACGACGTGATCGTGGGGTACGACGCGACGATCCTCTGTCACGAGTTCCTCCAGTCGGAGTACCGCGTCGGCGACGTGGTCGTGGGCGACCGGGCGATGATCGGCGCCGGTGCGGTGATCCTGCCCGGCGTCGAGATCGGCGCGGACGCGCAGGTGGCGGCCAACTCGTTGGTGACGGAGGACGTGCCGCCGGAGACGACCGTCGCGGGGGTGCCGGCGGAGCCGGTCGGCCGCGACGAGGACGGCGAGGGCGGCGGCGCGGAGTAGCCCGCCTGCTCACTGCCGGACGCGAGCGACGCCGTCGCGCACGGCCCGACGGTTGGGGACGAGGTACACCATCTCGTCCGTCTCGACGTGGGTGACGAACACGTCGATCTCCTGGACGACCCCCTCCACGTCGCCGATCTGGACCCGGTCGCCGATTCCGTACGGCTGGGTCAACAGGAGGTACAGCCCGGCGGAGCCGGACGCGAGGAGGTCACGGAGGGCGACGGCGGACAACACGACGGCGGCCGCGAGGTAGCCGCCCAACAGGACGATCAGCGCGGTCGTGGCGACGCCGATCTGCGCGAGCGCGATCAGGGCGGCGACGTAGACGACGCTCCACTTCGTCAACAACGGGAGCAGCCCCACCTCCGGGATCTTGACACCCCGGAGTCGTTCGTCGACGAGCAGTCCGGTCTTGTCGCCGACGATCAGCCCGGCGACGAGCACGAGCACGGCGACGAACACCCGCGGGAGGAAGGCGACGGCGACGCCCCAGAGGGCGGTGACGGACTCGACGCCGGCGGTCGTGAGCCCGACGACGACGAACACCAGGAACACGAAGTACCCGCTGAGACGCGCGAGGATCGTCACGGTGGAGACGCCGAACCCGCGGACGGTGCGTTCGAACGCCGTCCCCTCGATGCTCTCGGAGACCCCCAGCCGTTCGAGCAGTCTGCGGTTGAACGAGACGACGGCGTAGCTCACGACCGCCCCGACGGCGAGGACCACCGCCAACACGACGACCTGGAACGGGAGCAGCCGGAGGATTCGATCGATCGTCTCCAACTGAGCCGGGGCGGCCGCCGTGGCCGCGGCGGTGTGTGTCGCCATCTGTCAGTACTCCTCCGGATCCAGCTCCAACACGAGTTCACCGCTCTTGAACGCTCGCACGAGCCCGTCAGACTCCGACAGAGCGATCGAGACGGCGTTCGTGTCGCGGGTGATCGCGGCCGCGGCCATGTGGCGCGCGCCCAGCCCCTTCGGGATGTCGACCCCCTCGGCGGCGGGTTCGAGGTAGCGGTACGAGGAGACGATCTTGCCGGAGTCGGAGATGACGAACGCGCCGTCCAGCCGGGAGAACTCCTTGAGCATCACGTCCACGATGGGGTCGCCGACGTGGACGTGGCTCTTCTCGAAGGGGTTGTACGACAACGGCCGGGACTTGTTCATCGCCTTGCCGGCGTCGCCGACGACGAACAACGCCCCGACGGGCTTGCCCTTCTGACCCTTCTTTCCGAGCTCGATCGCCACCTCGAACACGTCGCGGATCACCTCCGACTCCGCCCGCGAGTTGACGAACAGATCGTAGATTCCGGACTGCATCGACTCCTCGACGGTGACACGGACGGTCGCGTCCGGGCTGTCGGTGAACACGCCCAGCACGCAGAGGATCGTCTGGCCGGTGGAGACGAGTCCGCGGTTCATCGCGCCCTCGATTCCGAAGCGGATCCGGTCGCGCACGTCCCGGAATCGGAGCGGCAGCTCGACGAACGACTCCGCACCGACATCGTCCGACGGGGCGACGACGACCGGCTCCTCGTCGGCGTCCCGGAAGTCGTCGTACAGCGACTGTGCCGGCGAGAAGAGGAACACCTCGTCGACATCGGTGAGGATGTCCGCGAGGAGGTCCGGAGAATTCATCATACCACACCCTCCGGGGCGGCCGACAAATCGTTTGCGGGAGCGTCAGACGCTTGTGGGGCGATCACACGCCACACTCGACACGATCGAGGGCAGACGAGCGGCCGTCCGGGACGACCGACCGAGCGCCCCCCGTCGGTCGTTAGACGAGCGAGCCGGGCAGACGAACGAGTCGGACGGGCGGGCGAGACCGGAAACCTTCTTGTCACCGAGTCACCTACGGACTGACAGAATGAGCACACCGACGCAGCGACGGGTGGAGTCGCTCGTCTCCGGCGACCCGGAGATGCGCGACGCCGTCCAGACGGTGTTGGACGCCGCCGCCAACGGCGAGGTCCAGTGGGTGGAGGTGCGCGACGACATCTCCAGTGGCCAGTGGGGCCGTCTGATCGAGAAAGGGGTCTTGGAAGACGGGGAGTCCGGGTTCACCCTCGCCGACCGTGACGCCGTCGAGGAGGCGCTGTCGGACGACGACGACGGGGCGGAGATCGACGGCGAGGCTGCCTCCTGGACCACCTACGACAAGCTCGCGGCCGTCGGCACCGGCGCCTTCTTCGTCGGCTACGCGTACGCGCCAGTCCGGAACGTCGTCGGCGGCGCGATGGACACGGTGTTGGGACCGCTCCAGGCGACGCTCCCCTTCTACGCCGTGGTGATGGTGATCGCGGTGTTCACCGGGCTGTACTCCACGCTCCTGCGGGCGAACCTGATGGACATGGACCGGATGTCCGCCTACCAGGAGAAGATGCAGGAGATCCAAGACCGCCGGAAGGCCGCCAAGGAACGCGGCGACGACGAGGCGCTCCAACAGATCCAGGAAGAACAGATGGACGCGATGGGCGACCAGCTCGGGATGTTCAAAGAACAGTTCCGCCCGATGGTGTGGATCATGTTCCTGACCATCCCGGCGTTCCTGTGGATGTACTGGAAGGTCGGCATCCGCGGGGCCGCCTCCCACGGGGAGTTCTCGGCGGTGGTCATGCCGCTCGTCGGCGAGGTGACGTGGACCGCGTCCGTCGTCGGCCCGATCCAGACGTGGATCGTCTGGTACTTCCTGTGTTCGATGGCGTTCACCC belongs to Halobaculum sp. MBLA0143 and includes:
- a CDS encoding ATPase domain-containing protein; the protein is MTQTEADTERGLDRVSTGIDGLDRVTRGGLIAERSYVVGGPAGSGKTLLALSFLDGADDDETTLLVNLEEDPADMVANAQAVGIAAESFEICDISPTAAVFSQDGTYDVFEPDEVESETFRDTVREAVEETDPDRVVVDPITQLQYLTPDVYQFRQQTLGLARYLTDRGATAVFTAQNTESAPIDDLQFVTDGLIALDPTGPVDTVSVPKFRGSGTADGEHAYRIDTDGVAVYPALSPQEAPDRSAGLETVSSGVPELDGLLGGGVERGTVTILSGPTGAGKTTLATQFAAAAAERGEHAVLYLFEERAESFRQRSEAVGIPVAEMEAAGRLEVHELEPLAYPPQEFATRVRTAVEDRGAEFVGIDGVSGYRVTLQGREEQLGSRLHALCRYLNGADVTTFLTDETHGVVGEFTGTGEDVSYLADTILFVRYLELDGEIRRAAGVLKKRTGDFERALRRFEIGADGVTLGEPLTGLHGILSGTPRTTGE
- a CDS encoding PAS domain-containing protein, which produces MTVSVDDLLVVAAPGRDRRLLADWLAGTGSYGVTVLDPTDCEDDLPEYDVAVLDETALERCGGRLLARRRAADPVYLPHLLVGATELPDDDAGRELVDDVVALPVRQGELERRLENLLRARRTALRLSNVRDQYERLVELTPETILLVRDGEIVYANETGAELLGFDDGDTLRGERVTEFVVPDDRPALETALETVDRDGRLSEYLEVTLSTATGRELPAEVAGVTVTYEGVPTAQFLVRDLSEQRRRRQRLTLMSRAVEAAAQGITVADARRPDEPLVYANEAFERLTGYDRQGVLGRNCRFLQGEGTDPETVARLRQAIDDERPVSVELLNYRKDGTPFWNRLDVVPIRNDGGEVTHYLGLQQDVTERRTREERLAVLDRVLRHNIRNRTNVIGGTARLLLEAERDGDDASVDQAASLERIVDASEELQAISEQAREFQTIVGDEENERQRVELTDVLERITAEATGVFELHLPDEPVVVSAHPKLPAALSAGLSLPSATTESGTDLRVDLSREDDMVTLSVTDRGGTIPQSDLEAVAAERETAIEHSRGMELWVVRWTVLASDGEMTVSFDDDDPTVHVTLHAAE
- a CDS encoding PAS domain-containing sensor histidine kinase, producing MLLLDVDGQVERVLTTVDEDAAPHEPEPMGTDVCEVVAATASDQFASALATLDESAETFRHDGVDGHGRFESRLSPAADGDGVVWNTRRVRRESDGLLERILATSPVGVVVVGADGEIETANERAQELLGLRREEITARTYTDPEWEITHDDGSPVANDEHPVTRVFETGEPVYGFEHWLVRPDGDRRWLSSNSAPITDDDGEVVKVVVGIEDTTDLKRRTERIRRLVATEEVADTGGWRYDPAADTVEQTAGTQLARQPDTVSLDAVCDEYDDDSGRRLRRAMSECLVDGEPFELELRRVGPPEGEAWVQVRGQRVAADRSDPLADGGLDHPVVAGVARDVTGVKRREQRLSVVNRVLRHNVRNKLNVVHGVAELLRDDDSDETTVQSRAETIERAAADLVSVADGIRAFQEAVASADDPAPTQLAPAVREVVDRYDDGDATFRLDCTDASVSASPQAVRLLVEVPVENAVEHAGPRPTVVVGCRRDGDTVEISVTDDGVGIPEGELRALRSDRETPVEHTSGVGLWTLRWLAGRLGGELRVTRPNGGGTAVSVRLPAA
- the priS gene encoding DNA primase catalytic subunit PriS, whose protein sequence is MERRTRSYLAGRFGDYYRGRTVTPPPDADHREWGHIPFTGGEGTTMVRHQSLLDVAGGPAELGSFLARETPRHVYFSAARYDDPSNRTMADKGWQGADLVFDLDADHLPGVDPETTSYPAMLHACKEALQDLLDVLVRDFGFRDDQLQVVFSGGRGYHVHVRDDSVAGLDSEARREIVDYVRGLGLDEDGLIEKRPNERGTLQKTLRAEGGWGRRVHDRLLSYTERLRELPEEAALAELQELDGVGEKTARTIYGVLQNNPEGVRAGNVELGPGAGTLVRALADRVVDEETAPIDEPVTTDVRRLIRLPGSLHGGTGFVVRRLDRDAVADFEPTRDAVADRFRGQRIMIDVTDPGPVPVGADADDSFTIAEGTRSVREFVGVFLLARGRAEKTAE
- a CDS encoding 30S ribosomal protein S8e, whose amino-acid sequence is MTDQSGRRKRKRTGGRRVPSSDKQANQRGREPAETTVDEERIQTVDTRGNGQKVRALSTDTAQVAVDGDTETAEIENVVENPANVNYVRRNIVTKGAVIETSAGRARVTSRPGQSGQVNAVLTEE
- a CDS encoding DapH/DapD/GlmU-related protein; this translates as MSDDDAPARYDRLERHETAGDRNSLWHWREAKSLFEVARNYVVTWLVRVSPSLTLKNRLLLALGVTVGEGVSWGLEATPDVFWPERITLGDDVIVGYDATILCHEFLQSEYRVGDVVVGDRAMIGAGAVILPGVEIGADAQVAANSLVTEDVPPETTVAGVPAEPVGRDEDGEGGGAE
- a CDS encoding mechanosensitive ion channel domain-containing protein; the protein is MATHTAAATAAAPAQLETIDRILRLLPFQVVVLAVVLAVGAVVSYAVVSFNRRLLERLGVSESIEGTAFERTVRGFGVSTVTILARLSGYFVFLVFVVVGLTTAGVESVTALWGVAVAFLPRVFVAVLVLVAGLIVGDKTGLLVDERLRGVKIPEVGLLPLLTKWSVVYVAALIALAQIGVATTALIVLLGGYLAAAVVLSAVALRDLLASGSAGLYLLLTQPYGIGDRVQIGDVEGVVQEIDVFVTHVETDEMVYLVPNRRAVRDGVARVRQ